In a genomic window of Streptomyces noursei ATCC 11455:
- a CDS encoding sirohydrochlorin chelatase, with amino-acid sequence MSSPTGPAPGSPRIDAAAPGLPVRMPRTRPSGRHRKPEPLAAPEGAPALVLAVPGTPSAASRSLAEEVSSIARSELPGLDARLGYVDGEGEEFPSLEAVLAQAAAEQNARAAETGQPAPAGPAAVVVPLLAGPDSALLRRIRQAILNSASGAELTDVLGPHPLLAEALHVRLSEAGLARADRARLFTVATAADGIILATVGGEEAVQAAGITGMLLSARLAVPVLAAGLDEEGAIARTAEQLRSSGSQQLALAPYLIGPELADGLLGAAAAEAGCASAEALGAYGAVGRLVLSNYAAAMGITLPGQGLGAAVR; translated from the coding sequence ATGAGTTCCCCCACTGGGCCCGCACCTGGCTCGCCCCGCATCGACGCCGCCGCACCCGGCCTGCCCGTCCGCATGCCGCGCACGCGGCCGTCCGGCCGCCACCGCAAGCCGGAGCCGCTGGCCGCACCCGAGGGCGCACCCGCCCTGGTCCTGGCCGTGCCCGGCACCCCCTCCGCCGCCTCGCGCAGCCTGGCGGAAGAGGTCTCCAGCATCGCCCGTTCCGAACTGCCCGGCCTCGACGCGCGGCTCGGCTACGTCGACGGCGAGGGCGAGGAGTTCCCGTCCCTGGAGGCGGTGCTGGCACAGGCCGCCGCCGAGCAGAACGCCCGGGCGGCCGAGACCGGCCAGCCCGCTCCCGCCGGCCCCGCCGCGGTCGTCGTCCCGCTGCTGGCCGGCCCGGACAGCGCCCTGCTGCGCCGGATACGCCAGGCCATCCTGAACAGCGCCTCCGGGGCCGAGCTGACCGACGTCCTGGGCCCGCACCCGCTGCTGGCCGAGGCGCTGCACGTCCGGCTGTCCGAGGCCGGTCTGGCCCGCGCCGACCGGGCCCGGCTGTTCACCGTCGCCACCGCGGCGGACGGCATCATCCTCGCCACCGTCGGCGGCGAGGAGGCGGTGCAGGCCGCCGGGATCACCGGCATGCTGCTCTCCGCCCGGCTGGCCGTGCCGGTCCTGGCGGCGGGCCTGGACGAGGAGGGCGCGATCGCCCGCACCGCCGAGCAGCTGCGCTCGTCGGGCTCGCAGCAACTGGCGCTGGCTCCTTACCTGATCGGTCCCGAACTCGCCGACGGCCTTCTGGGGGCGGCCGCGGCGGAGGCGGGCTGCGCCTCGGCCGAGGCGCTGGGCGCGTACGGCGCGGTGGGCCGGCTGGTGCTGTCCAACTACGCGGCGGCGATGGGGATCACCCTGCCGGGCCAGGGCCTGGGGGCAGCCGTCCGGTAG
- a CDS encoding nuclear transport factor 2 family protein: MPDTTAPEDVARACFAAYLAQDRPAMERLLAEEFVFTSPQDDHIDRAAFLAVCFPTADRVRSQEILDAVPFGGDQVFVRYAYELTTGERHRNVEVMTVRDGRLVETQVYFGGRFPQG; this comes from the coding sequence GTGCCGGACACCACCGCGCCCGAGGACGTCGCCCGGGCCTGCTTCGCCGCGTACCTGGCCCAGGACCGGCCGGCCATGGAGCGGCTGCTGGCCGAGGAGTTCGTCTTCACCAGCCCGCAGGACGACCACATCGACCGGGCCGCGTTCCTGGCGGTCTGCTTCCCCACCGCGGACCGGGTCCGGTCCCAGGAGATCCTGGACGCCGTGCCGTTCGGCGGCGACCAGGTCTTCGTCCGCTACGCATACGAGCTCACGACCGGCGAACGCCACCGCAACGTCGAGGTGATGACGGTCCGGGACGGGCGCCTCGTCGAGACCCAGGTGTACTTCGGCGGGCGCTTCCCCCAGGGGTGA
- a CDS encoding lactonase family protein: MATTGPATERTGGGPAHENGPRAYLGSFTTAGGLGITTAAVDPVTGALTPLHSTDVVPNPSYLVPDPGARRLYAVSETPDGAAAAFRLTPEGPVLLAPAVPVGGADPTHLTLTAGHLVTANYSSGDVSTLPVRDDGTLGGPARVLAHHGSGPRTDRQEGPHAHAVRPDPAGRWLLSVDLGTDAVRICALDAADGTLTVRDRTRLRPGSGPRHLAFHPAGDLVCVVNELDPTVTLCRWDAEHGTLTPLGETPLLPEGAADTGPTFPSALVLSPDGRFAWAANRGHDSIAVLALDARAGSATLVTTVPCGGHWPRDLALHPDGRHLYAANERSGDVTWFTVDPETGVPARGGSVPAPAASCVVFA; encoded by the coding sequence GTGGCGACGACGGGACCAGCGACCGAGCGGACCGGCGGCGGACCGGCGCACGAGAATGGGCCGCGCGCCTACCTCGGCTCCTTCACCACCGCCGGCGGCCTCGGCATCACCACCGCGGCCGTCGACCCGGTAACCGGGGCGCTGACCCCCCTGCACTCCACCGACGTCGTCCCCAACCCCTCCTACCTGGTGCCGGACCCCGGTGCCCGCCGCCTCTACGCCGTCAGCGAGACCCCCGACGGCGCGGCGGCCGCCTTCCGCCTCACCCCCGAGGGACCCGTCCTGCTCGCCCCCGCAGTCCCCGTGGGCGGCGCCGACCCCACCCACCTCACGCTGACCGCCGGCCACCTGGTCACCGCCAACTACAGCTCCGGCGACGTCAGTACCCTCCCGGTACGCGACGACGGCACCCTCGGCGGTCCGGCGCGGGTCCTCGCCCACCACGGCAGCGGTCCCCGGACCGACCGCCAGGAGGGCCCGCACGCCCACGCCGTGCGGCCCGACCCCGCCGGCCGATGGCTGCTCAGCGTCGATCTGGGCACCGACGCCGTCCGGATCTGCGCCCTCGACGCGGCCGACGGCACCCTCACCGTCCGGGACCGGACCCGCCTGCGCCCCGGCAGCGGGCCCCGCCACCTCGCCTTCCACCCCGCCGGCGACCTCGTCTGCGTCGTCAACGAACTCGACCCGACCGTGACGCTCTGCCGGTGGGACGCCGAGCACGGGACGCTGACGCCGCTGGGGGAGACCCCGCTGCTCCCCGAAGGGGCCGCGGACACCGGCCCGACGTTCCCCTCCGCGCTGGTCCTCTCCCCGGACGGCCGGTTCGCCTGGGCCGCCAACCGCGGCCACGACAGCATCGCGGTGCTCGCCCTGGACGCCCGGGCCGGGAGCGCGACGCTGGTCACCACCGTGCCGTGCGGTGGCCACTGGCCCCGTGACCTCGCGCTGCACCCCGACGGGCGGCACCTCTACGCCGCCAACGAGCGCTCCGGCGACGTCACCTGGTTCACCGTCGACCCGGAGACCGGCGTCCCCGCCCGCGGCGGCTCGGTCCCGGCGCCGGCCGCCTCGTGCGTGGTCTTCGCCTGA
- a CDS encoding FUSC family protein, with amino-acid sequence MLKKAFVAPDPGRVRLRFAARAVVGVGLAVALCGLAGHTLVAAITGGLAALLALFTVTDPTVRGQAVTTALLPVVGLPVLALAALLHDLPLARDLAFLAVVGAGVYARRWGPRGHSLGVFAFMIFFAAQFLHTVPGRLPESYAAVLLGLAASSAVRFGVWCYERRLPAPTTVAAPAGGTGLARITTRQAVQATVGAAFALGVGQMLSEQRWYWAVGATWWVFVNTTSRGETLVRGFRRFLGTVLGVGLGFALAVPLHDEPVAAAVIVALGVFGIFYTAAVSYTWMMLAVTVMASTLYGLLGVLDPALLALRVGETAVGALGALLAVLLVLPVTTHSVTDEQVERAVRCVHACTAQAAARLAGDAAADPAPRVAELEAILGRVRLSLVPLVHPLSPLRARKQRARQIVALLDDCAREVRGLASIAADPEASHDDRLVAACWRVEAAVEALTDTPLDAPGRRAEAGTLPQTGEGGPVLAHLHALEQALLALAVPLGRSERLPMGA; translated from the coding sequence TTGCTGAAGAAGGCGTTCGTGGCGCCGGATCCGGGGCGTGTGCGACTGCGGTTCGCGGCCCGGGCCGTGGTCGGCGTCGGCCTCGCCGTGGCGTTGTGCGGGCTGGCCGGGCACACGCTGGTCGCCGCTATCACCGGCGGCCTGGCCGCGCTGCTCGCCTTGTTCACGGTGACCGACCCGACGGTGCGCGGCCAGGCCGTGACGACGGCGCTGCTACCCGTCGTCGGCCTCCCGGTGCTCGCGCTCGCGGCGCTGCTGCACGACCTGCCGCTCGCGCGCGACCTGGCGTTCCTGGCCGTCGTGGGGGCGGGGGTGTACGCGCGGCGGTGGGGGCCGCGCGGGCACTCGCTGGGCGTGTTCGCCTTCATGATCTTCTTCGCGGCGCAGTTCCTGCACACCGTCCCCGGCCGGCTCCCCGAGTCGTACGCGGCCGTGCTGCTCGGACTCGCCGCGTCGTCGGCGGTGCGTTTCGGGGTGTGGTGCTACGAACGGCGGCTGCCGGCGCCCACCACGGTGGCCGCGCCGGCCGGCGGGACCGGGCTCGCGCGGATCACCACGCGGCAGGCCGTGCAGGCGACCGTGGGGGCCGCCTTCGCCCTCGGCGTCGGACAGATGCTGTCCGAACAGCGCTGGTACTGGGCCGTCGGCGCCACCTGGTGGGTGTTCGTGAACACCACCTCGCGGGGCGAGACGCTCGTCCGCGGGTTCCGGCGGTTCCTGGGCACGGTGCTCGGGGTCGGGCTCGGCTTCGCCCTCGCCGTTCCGCTGCACGACGAGCCGGTCGCGGCCGCCGTGATCGTCGCCCTCGGTGTCTTCGGGATCTTCTACACGGCGGCCGTCTCCTACACCTGGATGATGCTCGCGGTGACCGTGATGGCGAGCACGCTCTACGGGCTGCTCGGCGTGCTCGATCCGGCGCTGCTCGCCCTGCGGGTGGGCGAGACGGCCGTCGGGGCCCTGGGCGCGCTGCTCGCGGTGCTTCTGGTGCTGCCGGTGACCACGCACTCCGTCACCGACGAGCAGGTCGAGCGGGCCGTGCGGTGCGTGCACGCGTGCACCGCACAGGCCGCCGCCCGGCTCGCCGGGGACGCCGCGGCCGATCCGGCGCCGCGGGTGGCCGAGTTGGAGGCGATCCTTGGCCGCGTGCGGCTGTCGCTCGTCCCGCTGGTACATCCGCTCAGCCCCCTGCGGGCGCGCAAGCAACGGGCCCGGCAGATCGTCGCGCTGCTCGACGACTGCGCGCGCGAGGTACGCGGACTGGCGTCCATCGCCGCCGACCCGGAAGCCTCGCACGACGACCGGCTCGTCGCGGCGTGCTGGCGGGTCGAGGCCGCCGTCGAGGCCCTGACCGACACGCCGCTCGACGCGCCCGGCCGCCGGGCGGAGGCCGGGACGCTGCCGCAGACCGGCGAGGGCGGACCCGTGCTGGCCCATCTGCACGCCCTGGAGCAGGCCCTGCTCGCCCTCGCCGTCCCCCTCGGCCGGTCCGAACGGCTCCCGATGGGCGCCTGA
- a CDS encoding glycoside hydrolase family 3 N-terminal domain-containing protein — MGGLRRRSLLAAAGGTAAAAGLASTGSSQAQALPREAAAGATQAATASGHRPGPDEGKVGELLARMTLEEKLGQLQQLPWAYDTGPGGPGTKAVEDAARAGRLGSVLSIYGARTCNALQKLAVEESRLGIPLLFGLDVIHGFWTTFPIPLAQAASFDPQVAVRDAEVSAREARSNGVHWTFAPMMDVTHEPRWGRIAEGNGEDPYLTAAFAAAKVRGYQGDRLSAADRIAACAKHFVAYGGAEGGRDYNTVDVSESRLRNLYLPPFRAATDAGVATVMASFNLIGGVPAHADPHTLTDILRRAWGFDGMVVSDWNGVQELIPHGVAEDGADAARLALTAGVDMEMTSTNLVTHGRRLLREGRISRRRLDEAVARVLRLKFALGLFAHPYVDEGAAIGEPSAQARAAARAAASRSMVLLKNDKGVLPLRGSVGSIAVVGPFGDSTDLLGTWVMPPAARKFPAGTVLDAVRKAAPGSTVRHARGVDPQGDDTSGIPAAVAAARACDVTVVVVGEPPALSGEAAARSDLGLPGAQERLVAAIADTGRPFAVVLVNGRPLTVGSWLERAPAVLVAWHPGIEAGHAVADVLFGTVAPGGKLPVSFPRSVGQLPIHYNHENTGRPYDPDDKYTSKYLDLPDGPQFPFGHGLSYTTFRTDAPRLSTGRIAASGLRAGDSVEVTATVTNTGSRTGDEVVQLYVHDRAASIAQPVRRLRGFQRVTLAPGASRTVRFRLAAEDLGFWTNDPRGEFRLEPGAIDLYVGGSSTAEGRATLTVT, encoded by the coding sequence ATGGGTGGGCTGCGACGTCGTTCACTGCTGGCCGCCGCGGGCGGTACCGCGGCGGCCGCCGGTCTGGCGAGCACCGGATCGTCCCAGGCGCAGGCGCTCCCCCGGGAAGCCGCGGCGGGGGCGACCCAGGCCGCCACGGCTTCCGGCCACCGGCCCGGGCCGGACGAGGGGAAGGTCGGCGAACTGCTGGCGCGTATGACTCTCGAAGAGAAGCTGGGGCAGTTGCAGCAGCTCCCGTGGGCGTACGACACCGGGCCGGGCGGGCCGGGGACCAAGGCGGTCGAGGACGCCGCGCGCGCCGGGCGGTTGGGCTCGGTGCTCAGCATCTACGGGGCCCGGACCTGCAACGCGCTCCAGAAGCTCGCCGTCGAGGAGTCGCGGCTGGGCATCCCGCTGCTGTTCGGGCTCGACGTCATCCACGGCTTCTGGACGACGTTCCCGATCCCGCTGGCGCAGGCGGCGAGCTTCGATCCGCAGGTCGCGGTGCGGGACGCGGAGGTGTCGGCGCGGGAGGCCCGGTCCAACGGGGTGCACTGGACCTTCGCGCCGATGATGGACGTGACGCACGAGCCGCGCTGGGGCCGGATCGCCGAGGGCAACGGCGAGGACCCGTACCTGACCGCCGCGTTCGCCGCCGCCAAGGTGCGCGGCTACCAGGGGGACCGGCTCTCGGCCGCGGACCGGATCGCCGCCTGCGCCAAGCACTTCGTGGCGTACGGGGGCGCCGAGGGCGGGCGGGACTACAACACCGTGGACGTCTCCGAGTCCCGGCTGCGGAACCTCTACCTCCCGCCGTTCAGGGCCGCGACGGACGCCGGGGTGGCCACCGTGATGGCCTCGTTCAACCTCATCGGCGGCGTCCCGGCGCACGCCGATCCGCACACCCTCACCGACATCCTCCGGCGGGCGTGGGGCTTCGACGGGATGGTGGTGAGCGACTGGAACGGCGTACAGGAACTGATCCCGCACGGTGTCGCGGAGGACGGCGCGGACGCCGCGCGGCTCGCGCTGACCGCCGGGGTCGACATGGAGATGACCAGCACCAACCTGGTCACCCACGGCAGGCGACTGCTCCGGGAGGGCCGGATCAGTCGGCGGCGGCTGGACGAGGCGGTCGCCCGGGTGCTGCGGCTGAAGTTCGCGCTCGGGCTGTTCGCGCACCCCTACGTCGACGAGGGCGCGGCGATCGGCGAGCCGTCCGCGCAGGCCCGGGCGGCGGCCCGGGCCGCCGCGAGCCGGTCGATGGTGCTGCTGAAGAACGACAAGGGGGTGCTGCCGCTCCGCGGCTCGGTCGGTTCGATCGCGGTGGTGGGACCGTTCGGCGACTCCACCGACCTGTTGGGGACGTGGGTGATGCCGCCCGCGGCCCGGAAGTTCCCGGCCGGCACGGTGCTGGACGCCGTGCGGAAGGCGGCGCCCGGCAGCACGGTGCGCCATGCGCGCGGCGTGGACCCGCAGGGGGACGACACCAGCGGCATCCCGGCCGCCGTCGCCGCCGCCCGGGCCTGTGACGTGACCGTCGTGGTCGTCGGCGAACCCCCGGCGCTCAGCGGGGAGGCCGCCGCGCGCAGCGACCTCGGGCTGCCGGGCGCGCAGGAGCGGCTGGTCGCGGCGATCGCCGACACCGGCAGACCGTTCGCGGTGGTGCTGGTCAACGGGCGTCCGCTGACCGTCGGGAGCTGGCTGGAGCGGGCCCCGGCGGTGCTGGTGGCCTGGCACCCGGGCATCGAGGCCGGCCACGCCGTCGCCGACGTGCTGTTCGGCACGGTCGCTCCCGGCGGCAAGCTGCCGGTCTCGTTCCCGCGCTCGGTCGGTCAGCTCCCGATCCACTACAACCACGAGAACACCGGCCGGCCCTACGACCCAGACGACAAGTACACCTCGAAGTACCTCGACCTCCCGGACGGACCGCAGTTCCCGTTCGGCCACGGGCTGAGCTACACGACGTTCCGTACCGACGCGCCCCGTCTGAGCACCGGCCGGATCGCGGCGAGCGGCCTGCGCGCGGGCGACTCCGTCGAGGTCACGGCGACCGTCACCAACACCGGTTCCCGGACCGGCGACGAGGTCGTGCAGCTCTACGTCCACGACCGGGCCGCCAGCATCGCCCAACCGGTCCGCCGGCTGCGGGGGTTCCAGCGGGTGACACTGGCGCCGGGGGCGAGCCGGACCGTGCGGTTCCGGCTGGCGGCCGAGGACCTCGGCTTCTGGACCAACGACCCGCGCGGCGAGTTCCGGCTGGAGCCCGGCGCCATCGACCTCTATGTGGGCGGCAGTTCGACCGCCGAGGGCAGGGCCACGCTCACCGTGACCTGA
- a CDS encoding DUF6624 domain-containing protein — protein sequence MTHDAPRHRTDDLAAVAAELVAMAAEDNRAAPRANSGDFADQLAWRRLTARHADRLTEIIDAHGWPTADRFGADAARGAWLIAQHADRQLDVQRRALHLMERAVADGLASPRDLAFLTDRTLVNDGREQIYGTQIAGVRDGAPVPWPCRDPERMDQRRVEVGIPPFDEYVAQFA from the coding sequence ATGACGCACGACGCACCCCGCCACCGCACCGACGACCTCGCCGCGGTGGCGGCCGAACTGGTCGCCATGGCCGCCGAGGACAACCGGGCCGCACCCCGCGCCAACAGCGGCGACTTCGCCGACCAGTTGGCCTGGCGCCGGCTGACCGCGCGGCACGCCGACCGGCTCACCGAGATCATCGACGCCCATGGCTGGCCCACCGCGGACCGCTTCGGGGCGGACGCCGCCCGCGGCGCCTGGCTGATCGCCCAGCACGCCGACCGCCAACTGGACGTGCAGCGGCGCGCCCTGCACCTGATGGAACGCGCCGTCGCCGACGGCCTGGCCAGCCCCCGCGACCTGGCGTTCCTCACGGACCGCACGCTGGTCAACGACGGGCGGGAGCAGATCTACGGCACCCAGATCGCCGGGGTCCGGGACGGCGCGCCCGTGCCGTGGCCGTGCCGGGATCCGGAGCGGATGGACCAGCGGCGGGTCGAGGTGGGCATCCCGCCGTTCGACGAGTACGTCGCCCAGTTCGCCTGA
- a CDS encoding Lrp/AsnC family transcriptional regulator gives MAVDALDAKILRLLLEQPRTSVREYARVLGVARGTVQARLDRLERDGVITAYGPRLSPAALDHPMLAFVHIEVTQGHLEEVAAALGEVPQIIEAFSTTGGGDLLTRVVARDAAHLEDVIQRLISLPGVVRTRTEVVLRERVPHRMLPLVEAVGGAAAQPD, from the coding sequence ATGGCCGTGGACGCGCTGGACGCGAAGATCCTCAGGTTGCTGCTGGAGCAGCCGCGGACGAGCGTGCGGGAGTACGCCCGGGTGCTGGGGGTCGCCCGCGGGACGGTGCAGGCGCGACTGGACCGCCTGGAGCGGGACGGGGTGATCACCGCCTACGGGCCGCGACTCTCGCCCGCCGCGCTGGACCATCCGATGCTGGCCTTCGTGCACATCGAGGTGACACAGGGGCACCTGGAGGAGGTCGCCGCCGCGCTGGGCGAGGTGCCGCAGATCATCGAGGCGTTCTCGACCACCGGCGGCGGGGATCTGCTGACGCGCGTGGTGGCCCGGGACGCGGCACATCTGGAGGACGTGATCCAGCGGCTGATCAGCCTGCCGGGGGTGGTCCGCACCCGCACGGAGGTGGTGCTGCGCGAGCGTGTGCCGCATCGGATGCTGCCGCTGGTCGAGGCCGTGGGCGGGGCGGCGGCGCAGCCGGACTGA
- a CDS encoding sugar ABC transporter substrate-binding protein, giving the protein MNATIRRRVVVSALTLSLAAPLAACGSDHQEAPEGKDHIGLLLPENKSTRYENFDRRIISRRIASLCLECKVDYGNAESSAETQRTQFESLVKKGVKVIVLDPVDARAAKDWVDSAARQGVQVVAYDRLAEGDVKAYVSYDNDKIGRLQGEGILTALGSRAATSDVVMFNGSPDDPNAPSFKKGAHAVLDGKVRKVVYEKDVPEWSEATAKKDMTDVINSRGPHGFDAVYSANDGMAGGIAAALKAGGVKNVPVGGQDAELPALQRLLDGTQAFTVYKEVRPEAETAAEIAFRLLRGQSIASLTSTTAASTSKSGIPAKLFNATLVTKANLKDTVVQDGAVRPDLLCVPAVAAECSSLGIQ; this is encoded by the coding sequence ATGAATGCAACAATACGTCGCCGTGTCGTCGTCAGTGCGTTGACCCTTTCCCTCGCCGCCCCCCTGGCGGCCTGCGGAAGTGATCATCAGGAAGCACCCGAAGGGAAGGACCACATCGGCCTCCTCCTTCCGGAGAACAAATCCACGCGCTACGAGAATTTTGATCGCCGCATCATTTCCCGGCGAATCGCGTCGCTCTGCCTCGAATGCAAAGTGGACTACGGAAACGCCGAGTCCAGCGCGGAGACCCAGCGCACCCAGTTCGAGTCCCTGGTGAAGAAGGGCGTCAAGGTCATCGTCCTCGACCCGGTCGACGCCCGGGCCGCCAAGGACTGGGTGGACTCCGCCGCACGTCAGGGCGTCCAGGTCGTCGCCTACGACCGGCTCGCCGAGGGCGACGTCAAGGCGTATGTCTCCTACGACAACGACAAGATCGGCCGCCTCCAGGGCGAGGGAATTCTCACCGCGCTCGGCTCCCGGGCGGCCACCTCCGACGTCGTCATGTTCAACGGCTCCCCGGACGACCCGAATGCCCCGTCCTTCAAGAAGGGCGCGCACGCGGTCCTCGACGGCAAGGTCCGCAAGGTCGTCTACGAGAAAGACGTTCCCGAATGGTCCGAGGCGACCGCCAAGAAGGACATGACGGACGTCATCAACTCGCGCGGCCCGCATGGCTTCGACGCGGTCTACTCGGCAAATGACGGCATGGCCGGCGGTATCGCCGCGGCGCTGAAGGCCGGCGGCGTGAAAAACGTCCCGGTCGGTGGCCAGGACGCCGAACTCCCCGCATTGCAAAGGCTGTTGGACGGAACCCAGGCGTTCACTGTTTACAAGGAGGTGCGCCCGGAGGCGGAGACAGCCGCGGAGATCGCCTTCCGCCTGCTGCGCGGGCAGAGCATCGCCTCCCTCACCTCGACCACCGCCGCCAGCACGAGCAAGTCCGGCATCCCCGCCAAGCTCTTCAACGCCACGCTGGTCACCAAGGCGAACCTCAAGGACACCGTCGTCCAGGACGGCGCGGTCCGCCCCGACCTGCTCTGCGTCCCGGCCGTCGCGGCGGAGTGCTCCTCCCTCGGCATCCAGTGA
- a CDS encoding phenylalanine 4-monooxygenase yields MSTVRKQTPVSVEGRLGRANEHPGRHDQDYRRRRDALAARAENHRVGAPYAGVAYTEDEHRTWRTVHDALAPAHRTHACREVLAAGEAADIPAERIPQHAEITPGLRTRTGFSLTLAGGVVPNERFLGAMEHGYFHAVQFVRHPAVPLYTPEPDVLHDVFGHGIHLSSPGIAELYRVIGRAANRVRTAEALDILSRVYWYTLEYGLITESGGPKAFGAALLSSYGEIAAHEVREVRELDLCAAASTQYRISGYQSVLFAARSFSHLEDAIGGFCAEFDDDTGNRLGLPSLPRDRQ; encoded by the coding sequence ATGAGCACCGTACGGAAGCAGACCCCCGTCTCCGTCGAGGGGCGGCTGGGTCGCGCGAACGAGCACCCCGGGCGCCACGACCAGGACTACCGGCGACGGCGCGACGCCCTGGCGGCCCGCGCCGAGAACCACCGGGTGGGAGCACCGTACGCGGGCGTCGCGTACACCGAGGACGAGCACCGGACCTGGCGGACGGTGCACGACGCGCTGGCCCCGGCGCACCGGACGCACGCCTGCCGGGAGGTGCTGGCGGCCGGCGAGGCCGCGGACATACCTGCCGAGCGGATCCCGCAGCACGCGGAGATCACGCCCGGCCTGCGGACCCGCACCGGTTTCTCGCTCACCCTGGCCGGCGGCGTGGTACCCAACGAGCGGTTCCTGGGGGCGATGGAGCACGGCTACTTCCATGCGGTGCAGTTCGTACGCCATCCGGCCGTGCCGCTGTACACCCCCGAACCGGACGTCCTGCACGACGTGTTCGGGCACGGGATCCACCTGTCGTCGCCGGGGATCGCCGAGCTGTACCGGGTCATCGGCCGGGCCGCGAACCGGGTCCGGACCGCGGAGGCGCTGGACATTCTGAGCCGCGTGTATTGGTACACCCTCGAATACGGGCTGATCACCGAATCCGGCGGGCCGAAAGCCTTCGGCGCGGCGCTGCTGTCCTCGTACGGGGAGATCGCCGCGCACGAGGTCCGGGAAGTGCGCGAACTGGATCTCTGCGCCGCGGCGAGCACCCAGTACCGTATTTCCGGCTATCAGTCTGTTTTGTTCGCGGCGCGGTCTTTCTCCCATCTTGAGGACGCGATCGGCGGGTTCTGCGCGGAATTCGACGACGACACCGGGAACCGGCTGGGGTTGCCGTCGCTCCCCCGCGACCGGCAGTAG
- a CDS encoding ATP-binding cassette domain-containing protein — protein MSGGQRRRVALARALAREPEVLLLDEPTAGLDPALRDEIGALLRDLAGNRHLAIVLACHDPALVERYADDVAI, from the coding sequence CTGTCGGGCGGCCAGCGGCGCCGGGTCGCCCTCGCCCGGGCGCTCGCCCGCGAGCCCGAGGTGCTGCTCCTGGACGAACCGACCGCGGGCCTCGACCCCGCCCTCCGCGACGAGATCGGCGCGTTGCTGCGCGACCTGGCGGGCAACCGGCACCTGGCGATCGTCCTCGCCTGCCACGACCCCGCACTCGTCGAGCGGTACGCCGACGACGTGGCGATCTGA
- a CDS encoding PP2C family protein-serine/threonine phosphatase, whose protein sequence is METAVRYITVAALSHTGLIRDHNEDSLVAGPWTLCGTVTENPQLLVFPMGSPLVVAVADGIGGQPGGEVASALTVAHLAALGPSLDSEEAVREALTRCNRAVYAAAERDRALTAMGTTVAGTVVLPDALLVFNVGDSRVLEADGDGLRQVSVDDSPPLRPGQRTTSLVTQAIGGAARFNAITPHVRTVPLAEDRRYVVCTDGLTDPVLEEEIAAVLRAHDGGRAVFELWKAAIEAGAPDNITLALIGVEGEPAPD, encoded by the coding sequence ATGGAGACGGCGGTGCGGTACATCACGGTGGCGGCGCTCAGCCACACCGGCCTGATCCGGGACCACAACGAGGACAGTCTGGTCGCCGGGCCGTGGACGCTGTGCGGCACGGTGACCGAGAACCCTCAGCTGCTGGTGTTCCCGATGGGCAGCCCCCTGGTGGTGGCGGTCGCCGACGGCATCGGCGGGCAGCCGGGCGGCGAGGTGGCCAGCGCGCTGACCGTGGCGCACCTGGCGGCCCTCGGCCCCTCGCTGGACAGCGAGGAGGCGGTGCGGGAGGCCCTGACGCGCTGCAACCGCGCGGTGTACGCCGCGGCCGAGCGTGATCGGGCGCTGACCGCGATGGGCACCACGGTGGCCGGCACCGTCGTCCTGCCCGATGCGCTGCTGGTCTTCAACGTCGGCGACAGCCGGGTCCTGGAGGCCGACGGAGACGGGCTGCGGCAGGTCAGCGTGGACGACAGTCCGCCGTTGCGGCCGGGGCAGCGCACCACGTCGCTGGTGACCCAGGCGATCGGCGGCGCGGCGCGGTTCAACGCGATCACCCCGCACGTGCGGACCGTGCCGCTCGCCGAGGACCGTCGGTATGTGGTGTGCACGGACGGACTGACCGACCCGGTCCTGGAGGAGGAGATCGCCGCGGTGCTGCGGGCGCACGACGGCGGTCGGGCCGTCTTCGAGCTGTGGAAGGCGGCCATCGAGGCGGGCGCACCGGACAACATCACGCTGGCGTTGATCGGCGTCGAGGGCGAGCCGGCTCCTGACTGA